A region from the Candidatus Thiothrix putei genome encodes:
- a CDS encoding Ig-like domain-containing protein, which translates to MNRPPVAPSLMLCSVVLLSGCNIDKSLTVAANDSNANTTTTAPTSNTNTSTTTTTPAQAISVAGKAYVGDQGMVVIYAGGNATAYSSTDTSSAAAKPTALTWALDGTTLTLASAGGTQTFTVAADGATLTAGNVIYRQGKALVPTQWAGVDVGTATLGAQYYVTWRFTATQLVITEQGGSGFSRTSTLDVEAVPGVDNVWYVHGSVSGVNAPLTSTPAAAYIALVEGDTTAGSRWQWVAATQDTALSALSQIPLQFKKQTTSTPVPPAANTAPIAALDTATVTAGESVTINVLANDTDPNSDPLSIASFGQGAHGAVTQVGNSLKYTPAAGFTGVDSFKYKVKDAHGAETEGTVSVTVKEIPVTVLTATTSADSMAMIFMDTTGIALGEVTGGRVTLSTNAIIFFPANQTDAGTGTVSYVGADGKHYRIDIEITAKVEGGGDTGGGGTNPDPNGGI; encoded by the coding sequence ATGAACCGTCCACCTGTTGCTCCTTCGTTAATGTTGTGCAGTGTTGTGCTGTTGTCAGGGTGTAACATCGACAAATCGCTGACGGTGGCGGCGAATGACAGCAACGCCAATACGACGACTACCGCGCCTACTTCCAACACCAATACCTCCACGACGACTACCACACCCGCGCAAGCCATCAGCGTGGCGGGTAAAGCCTATGTGGGTGATCAGGGGATGGTGGTTATCTATGCGGGGGGTAATGCCACGGCTTATTCCAGTACCGATACCAGTAGTGCCGCAGCCAAGCCTACCGCGCTGACGTGGGCGTTGGATGGTACAACGCTGACGTTGGCTTCGGCGGGTGGTACGCAGACGTTTACGGTGGCGGCAGATGGCGCGACGTTGACGGCGGGTAATGTGATTTATCGGCAGGGTAAGGCGCTGGTTCCAACGCAGTGGGCTGGGGTGGATGTGGGGACAGCGACTCTAGGTGCGCAGTATTACGTCACTTGGCGGTTTACGGCGACGCAATTGGTCATTACTGAGCAAGGTGGTAGTGGTTTCTCGCGCACCTCTACGTTAGACGTTGAGGCTGTGCCGGGGGTGGATAATGTGTGGTATGTGCATGGGTCGGTGAGCGGGGTTAATGCGCCACTGACAAGCACGCCAGCGGCGGCTTACATCGCATTGGTGGAGGGTGACACGACAGCGGGTAGCCGCTGGCAGTGGGTGGCAGCGACGCAGGATACCGCTCTCAGCGCCCTGAGCCAAATACCACTCCAGTTCAAAAAACAGACCACTAGCACACCCGTGCCACCCGCAGCGAACACCGCCCCGATAGCGGCATTGGACACTGCCACCGTCACGGCTGGAGAATCCGTCACGATCAATGTCCTCGCCAATGACACTGACCCGAACAGTGATCCCCTCTCGATCGCTTCATTCGGTCAGGGGGCACATGGAGCAGTCACTCAGGTCGGAAACAGTCTCAAATACACTCCAGCGGCGGGATTCACTGGGGTGGATAGCTTCAAATATAAAGTAAAGGATGCTCATGGTGCGGAGACTGAAGGGACAGTGAGTGTGACGGTAAAAGAAATACCTGTCACTGTCCTCACTGCTACCACCTCAGCAGATAGTATGGCTATGATATTTATGGATACGACCGGTATCGCTCTCGGCGAAGTCACAGGCGGGAGAGTGACTCTCTCGACGAATGCGATCATTTTCTTCCCAGCGAATCAGACAGATGCAGGTACGGGTACGGTTTCCTATGTCGGTGCAGATGGAAAACACTACAGAATCGATATCGAGATCACGGCGAAAGTAGAGGGTGGTGGAGATACGGGAGGTGGAGGAACAAATCCTGATCCAAACGGCGGAATCTAA
- a CDS encoding YifB family Mg chelatase-like AAA ATPase — translation MSLAIVYSRTNNGLDAPLVSVEVHLANGLPGVSIVGLPETAVKESRDRVKAAMTNSDFNFPLRRVTINLAPADIPKDGGRFDLPIAIGMLAASEQLPHDVLQGYEFIGELSLGGQLRPVRGVLPTAFAALQAGRALIVPQDNAAEASLIKGLKVFAANTLSEVVKHLHGSEPLVRWEHNIETTETTYPFDLSDVKGQFMARRALEIAAAGGHNLLMVGPPGTGKTMLANRLATILPPLSEDEALESAAIASISHHGFEASRWGQRQVREPHHTSSGVALVGGGSQVKPGEISLAHHGILFLDELTEFDRHVLDVLREPLETGKITLSRAARQATYPAKFQLVAAMNPCPQGRACDLRENCECSPERQRKHRSRISAPFLDRIDLQIEVPRVKQDDLQSLKQSETSAMVRQRVEAARSRQHARQGKINNALSGRDVDQHCVLSDKDQKLLNAAMERFKLSARAYHRILKVARTIADLADSTEIRTAHLTEALSYRALDRLAAL, via the coding sequence ATGAGCTTAGCCATCGTTTACAGCCGCACCAATAATGGGCTGGATGCCCCCTTAGTGAGCGTCGAAGTACACCTCGCCAATGGCCTGCCCGGTGTTTCCATCGTCGGTTTGCCCGAAACCGCCGTGAAAGAAAGCCGGGATCGCGTCAAAGCCGCCATGACCAATTCCGATTTCAACTTTCCGCTGCGGCGCGTCACCATTAATCTCGCTCCGGCGGATATTCCCAAAGATGGTGGGCGCTTCGATTTACCGATTGCGATTGGGATGTTGGCGGCGAGTGAGCAATTGCCGCATGACGTATTGCAAGGTTACGAATTCATCGGTGAGTTATCGTTAGGTGGGCAATTGCGCCCCGTGCGCGGGGTATTGCCCACCGCGTTTGCTGCCCTGCAAGCCGGACGTGCTTTAATCGTGCCGCAAGACAATGCCGCCGAAGCCAGCTTGATCAAAGGCTTGAAAGTTTTTGCCGCGAACACCCTCAGTGAAGTGGTGAAACACCTGCACGGCAGTGAACCGCTGGTACGCTGGGAACACAATATTGAAACCACAGAGACCACCTACCCTTTCGATCTCAGCGATGTGAAGGGGCAATTCATGGCACGTCGAGCGCTGGAAATTGCGGCGGCGGGTGGTCACAATCTGCTGATGGTCGGACCACCGGGAACGGGCAAAACCATGCTCGCCAATCGCCTTGCCACGATTTTGCCGCCACTCTCCGAAGACGAAGCGCTGGAATCCGCCGCGATTGCCTCGATCAGCCATCACGGTTTTGAAGCTAGCCGCTGGGGGCAACGCCAAGTGCGCGAACCGCACCACACCTCCTCCGGCGTGGCCTTGGTCGGCGGTGGTTCGCAAGTCAAACCGGGGGAAATTTCCCTCGCGCACCACGGCATTTTGTTTCTCGACGAACTCACCGAATTCGACCGCCACGTACTCGACGTACTGCGCGAACCGTTGGAAACCGGCAAGATCACGCTCTCCCGCGCTGCCCGCCAAGCCACTTACCCCGCCAAATTCCAGCTCGTCGCCGCCATGAACCCGTGTCCGCAAGGGCGTGCTTGTGACTTGCGTGAAAACTGCGAATGCAGCCCGGAACGTCAGCGCAAACACCGCAGCCGCATTTCTGCACCGTTTCTGGATCGCATCGACCTGCAAATCGAAGTGCCACGGGTGAAACAAGACGACCTGCAATCCTTAAAACAGAGCGAAACCAGCGCGATGGTGCGCCAACGGGTCGAAGCGGCGCGTTCCCGCCAACATGCCCGCCAAGGCAAGATCAACAATGCCCTGAGTGGGCGCGATGTGGATCAGCATTGCGTCTTAAGCGACAAAGACCAAAAATTGCTGAATGCGGCAATGGAACGCTTCAAGCTTTCCGCACGGGCGTATCACCGCATTCTCAAAGTGGCGCGTACCATTGCCGACCTTGCCGACAGTACCGAGATTCGCACCGCGCACTTGACCGAAGCCCTCAGTTATCGGGCGTTGGATCGCCTCGCTGCGCTGTAA
- a CDS encoding tRNA (5-methylaminomethyl-2-thiouridylate)-methyltransferase yields the protein MTRQYRAVSLISGGLDSMLATKAVLEQGIHVEGINFYTGFCVEGHTHAIRKQHSDKTKRNNSLWVAEQLGIKLHIVDIVEEYKDVVLNPKYGYGANMNPCLDCKIFMVKKAHEWIQQKGFDFIITGEVVGQRPMSQRAKTMPIIAAESGAEDLLLRPLSAHNLPPSKAEREGWINREQLYGFSGRSRKPQMALAAQWGIEEYAQPAGGCCFLTDANYTDKLKDLWAHRPSRDYELDDIMLLKIGRHIRPRPHFKMIVSREEGETNFLEGYKNQFTWIKTASHSGPLTLLDGDNITGEDLLLAAQISARYSQGKHAPEVVCKLARPGETPIELSVTPLAGTIPAEWLL from the coding sequence ATGACCCGACAATACCGCGCTGTTTCCCTCATCTCCGGCGGACTGGATTCCATGCTTGCCACCAAAGCGGTGCTAGAACAAGGCATCCACGTCGAAGGCATCAACTTTTACACCGGCTTTTGTGTGGAAGGTCATACCCACGCCATCCGCAAGCAACACAGCGACAAAACCAAGCGCAATAATTCGCTATGGGTTGCCGAACAGCTCGGCATCAAGCTACACATCGTCGATATTGTCGAAGAATACAAAGACGTGGTGCTCAACCCCAAATACGGCTACGGCGCGAACATGAACCCCTGCCTCGACTGCAAGATTTTCATGGTAAAAAAAGCCCACGAATGGATTCAGCAAAAAGGCTTCGATTTCATCATCACTGGCGAAGTCGTCGGGCAACGCCCGATGTCGCAACGCGCCAAAACTATGCCGATCATTGCCGCCGAATCGGGTGCGGAAGATTTGCTGTTACGCCCCCTCTCCGCCCACAACCTGCCGCCCAGCAAAGCCGAACGCGAAGGCTGGATCAACCGCGAACAGCTCTACGGTTTCAGTGGGCGCAGCCGCAAGCCACAAATGGCACTCGCCGCGCAATGGGGTATCGAAGAATACGCCCAACCCGCAGGCGGCTGCTGCTTCCTCACTGATGCGAATTACACCGACAAGCTCAAGGATTTGTGGGCGCATCGCCCCAGTCGCGACTACGAACTCGACGACATTATGTTGCTAAAAATTGGGCGGCACATCCGCCCGCGCCCGCATTTCAAAATGATCGTGTCCCGCGAAGAAGGTGAAACGAATTTCCTCGAAGGTTACAAAAACCAATTTACCTGGATCAAAACCGCCAGCCATTCGGGGCCATTGACGCTGCTGGACGGTGACAATATCACAGGCGAAGACTTGCTGCTTGCGGCACAAATTTCAGCACGTTACAGCCAAGGCAAGCACGCGCCTGAAGTGGTCTGCAAACTCGCCCGACCGGGGGAAACGCCTATTGAGCTGAGCGTTACGCCTTTAGCAGGCACTATTCCTGCTGAGTGGCTGTTGTAA
- a CDS encoding transposase produces the protein MPRQPRFVLIGQPQHVIIRGNNREPVFYADDDYRFYLEKLKLACDKHACDVHAYVLMTNHIHLLITPHKEDGLAKAMQMIGRYYVQYFNKTYQRTGTLWEGRYKATLIDSEAYALTCYRYIEMNPVRAQGMADHPAAYPWSSYRANALGEANPLLVPHLTYEHLGNTPPQRQHAYRELFTTLLDTKALNEIREATNKSWVLGSDYFKEKIAAELDRPVAPAAKGGDRKSKQYQNQRGQTRLIDL, from the coding sequence ATGCCTCGCCAACCGCGTTTCGTGCTGATCGGTCAGCCGCAACATGTGATCATCCGTGGCAATAACCGCGAACCCGTGTTTTATGCCGATGATGACTACCGTTTTTATCTGGAAAAGCTCAAGTTGGCTTGCGACAAGCACGCCTGCGACGTACACGCCTATGTGCTGATGACCAACCACATCCACCTCTTGATTACACCCCACAAAGAAGACGGCCTCGCGAAAGCCATGCAGATGATCGGGCGCTATTATGTGCAGTATTTCAACAAAACCTACCAGCGCACCGGCACGTTATGGGAAGGTCGCTACAAAGCCACCCTGATCGACAGTGAAGCCTATGCCCTGACCTGTTACCGCTACATCGAAATGAACCCAGTACGTGCGCAAGGCATGGCGGATCATCCCGCCGCATACCCGTGGTCAAGCTACCGTGCCAACGCTTTGGGCGAAGCTAACCCTTTGCTCGTCCCGCACTTGACGTATGAACACTTGGGTAACACACCACCACAACGGCAACACGCCTACCGCGAATTGTTCACCACCCTGCTGGACACCAAAGCATTGAACGAAATCCGCGAAGCCACCAACAAATCGTGGGTACTAGGCAGCGACTATTTCAAAGAAAAAATAGCCGCCGAGCTGGATCGCCCCGTTGCGCCAGCGGCAAAAGGCGGAGACCGTAAATCCAAACAATACCAGAATCAAAGGGGTCAGACTCGATTGATTGATCTCTAA
- a CDS encoding Ig-like domain-containing protein, with product MNRPPVAPSLMLCSVVLLSGCNIDKSLTVAANDSNANTTTTAPTSNTNTSTTTTTPAQAISVAGKAYVGDQGMVVIYAGGNATAYSSTDTSSAAAKPTALTWALDGTTLTLASAGGTQTFTVAADGATLTAGNVIYRQGKALVPTQWAGVDVGTATLGAQYYVTWRFTATQLVITEKGGSGFSRTSTLDVEAVPGVDNVWYVHGSVSGVNAPLTSTPAAAYIALVEGDTTAGSRWQWVAATQDTALSALSQIPLQFKKQTTSTPVPPAANTAPIAALDTATVTAGESVTINVLANDTDPNSDPLSIASFGQGAHGAVTQVGNSLKYTPAAGFTGVDSFKYKVKDAHGAETEGTVSVTVKEIPVTVLTATTSADSMAMIFMDTTGIALGEVTGGRVTLSTNAIIFFPANQTDAGTGTVSYVGADGKHYRIDIEITAKVEGGGGTGGNNNGDGGGGA from the coding sequence ATGAACCGTCCACCTGTTGCTCCTTCGTTAATGTTGTGCAGTGTTGTGCTGTTGTCAGGGTGTAACATCGACAAATCGCTGACGGTGGCGGCGAATGACAGCAACGCCAATACGACGACTACCGCGCCTACTTCCAACACCAATACCTCCACGACGACTACCACGCCCGCGCAAGCCATCAGCGTGGCGGGTAAAGCCTATGTGGGTGATCAGGGGATGGTGGTTATCTATGCGGGGGGTAATGCCACGGCTTATTCCAGTACCGATACCAGTAGTGCCGCAGCCAAGCCTACCGCGCTGACGTGGGCGTTGGATGGTACAACGCTGACGTTGGCTTCGGCGGGGGGTACGCAGACGTTTACGGTGGCGGCAGATGGCGCGACGTTGACGGCGGGTAATGTGATTTATCGGCAGGGTAAGGCGCTGGTTCCAACGCAGTGGGCTGGGGTAGATGTGGGTACGGCGACTCTAGGTGCGCAGTATTACGTCACTTGGCGGTTTACGGCGACGCAATTGGTCATCACGGAGAAAGGTGGTAGTGGTTTCTCGCGCACCTCTACGTTAGACGTTGAGGCTGTGCCGGGGGTGGATAATGTGTGGTATGTGCATGGGTCGGTGAGCGGGGTTAATGCGCCACTGACAAGCACGCCAGCGGCGGCTTACATCGCATTGGTGGAGGGTGACACGACAGCGGGTAGCCGCTGGCAGTGGGTGGCAGCGACGCAGGATACCGCTCTCAGCGCCCTGAGCCAAATACCACTCCAGTTCAAAAAACAGACCACTAGCACACCCGTGCCACCCGCAGCGAACACCGCCCCGATAGCGGCATTGGACACTGCCACCGTCACGGCTGGAGAATCCGTCACGATCAATGTCCTCGCCAATGACACTGACCCGAACAGTGATCCCCTCTCGATCGCTTCATTCGGTCAGGGGGCACATGGAGCAGTCACTCAGGTCGGAAACAGTCTCAAATACACTCCAGCGGCGGGATTCACTGGGGTGGATAGCTTCAAATATAAAGTAAAGGATGCTCATGGTGCGGAGACTGAAGGGACAGTGAGTGTGACGGTAAAAGAAATACCTGTCACTGTCCTCACTGCTACCACCTCAGCAGATAGTATGGCTATGATATTTATGGATACGACCGGTATCGCTCTCGGCGAAGTCACAGGCGGGAGAGTGACTCTCTCGACGAATGCGATCATTTTCTTCCCAGCGAATCAGACAGATGCAGGTACGGGTACGGTTTCCTATGTCGGTGCAGATGGAAAACACTACAGAATCGATATCGAGATCACGGCGAAGGTAGAGGGTGGCGGAGGTACTGGCGGAAATAATAATGGAGATGGAGGTGGCGGAGCCTAA
- a CDS encoding AAA family ATPase: MIKFPYAISDFHKIRTRQMLYLDRTGAIPALEQAGDQLVFLRPRRFGKSLLLSTLANYYDINTAGEFETLFGGLAVGNDPTPEHNQYLILRWDFSKVSGQGDVEQIKQNLFKHLNERMTDFVQNYQALLRFPVRIYDDDALATFESLSSVVKNSGHTAYLLIDEYDNFANEVLVHDAGNTKRYYDLLESEGIVKTLFKVIKGNVSEGKIARVFITGVSPLVLSDMTSGYNVATNISLDEDFNGICGIAEAELSGLVSEVLHDCGLPATQAATVLDTMRQFYNGYRFCADARFPTVYNPTLCFYFLRAYQKRCKPPAEMLDANLAMDASRVRYIASLPEGGNVIANILDEQNPVLLPYLETQFGVEQLHRLQTDPRYMASLLYFFGVLTIGGTAGPLEEMKLEVPNRVIFALYVDTLREKALPDLADRRHVEALAKQFYQTADLHPLADYLETRYFKAFNNRDYKWSNELTIKTAFMSLLFDDMYYIMDSEAALQRRYADLLMIIRPDQRRLAALNDFVLEFKYLRLKALGLTAEEVRAQSREALQQLPAVQEAIQAALLQLQDYRRVLVEKYREPQRLHCFAVVALGFERLVWVELD, from the coding sequence ATGATCAAGTTTCCCTACGCCATCAGTGATTTTCACAAAATACGCACGCGCCAGATGCTCTACCTTGATCGAACAGGCGCAATTCCCGCGTTAGAGCAAGCGGGGGATCAACTGGTGTTTCTGCGTCCGCGCCGTTTCGGAAAATCGTTGCTGCTATCCACACTCGCCAATTACTACGACATCAACACGGCAGGGGAGTTTGAAACCCTGTTCGGCGGGTTGGCGGTCGGCAACGATCCCACGCCCGAACATAACCAATACCTGATCCTGCGCTGGGATTTTTCCAAGGTATCAGGGCAAGGCGATGTGGAGCAGATTAAGCAGAATTTGTTCAAACACCTCAATGAACGTATGACAGATTTTGTGCAAAATTACCAAGCCTTGCTACGGTTTCCCGTGCGTATCTACGATGACGATGCACTGGCGACCTTTGAATCTCTAAGCAGTGTTGTCAAAAATAGCGGTCATACTGCCTACTTGCTGATCGACGAATACGACAACTTCGCCAACGAAGTCTTGGTGCATGACGCGGGTAATACCAAACGCTACTACGACTTGCTGGAAAGCGAGGGTATCGTCAAAACGCTGTTCAAGGTGATCAAAGGCAACGTGTCTGAGGGCAAAATTGCCCGCGTCTTCATCACCGGCGTGTCGCCCTTGGTGTTGAGTGATATGACCAGCGGCTATAACGTAGCCACCAATATTTCGCTGGATGAAGATTTCAACGGGATATGCGGGATTGCTGAGGCGGAATTGAGCGGCTTAGTCAGCGAAGTCTTGCACGACTGCGGTCTACCCGCCACGCAAGCTGCTACGGTGTTGGACACCATGCGCCAGTTTTACAACGGCTACCGCTTTTGTGCCGATGCCCGCTTCCCCACGGTTTATAACCCCACTTTGTGCTTTTACTTTTTGCGGGCGTATCAAAAACGCTGCAAGCCACCAGCGGAAATGCTGGATGCTAATCTCGCCATGGATGCCAGCCGCGTGCGTTACATCGCCAGCCTGCCCGAAGGTGGCAATGTCATCGCCAATATCCTCGACGAACAAAATCCGGTATTGCTGCCCTATTTGGAAACGCAATTCGGTGTGGAGCAATTGCACCGGCTGCAAACTGACCCGCGTTACATGGCATCCTTGCTGTATTTCTTCGGGGTATTAACCATCGGCGGCACGGCAGGGCCATTGGAAGAAATGAAGCTGGAAGTGCCGAATCGGGTTATTTTTGCGCTGTATGTGGACACCTTGCGTGAAAAAGCCTTACCCGATTTGGCAGACCGTCGCCACGTTGAAGCGCTTGCTAAACAGTTTTATCAAACGGCAGATTTGCATCCCTTAGCCGATTACCTTGAAACCCGCTATTTCAAGGCATTCAACAACCGTGATTATAAGTGGAGCAATGAACTCACCATCAAAACCGCGTTTATGAGCCTGTTATTCGATGATATGTATTACATCATGGACTCGGAGGCGGCACTGCAACGGCGTTATGCGGATTTGTTGATGATTATTCGCCCCGACCAACGCCGCTTGGCAGCGTTGAACGACTTCGTGCTGGAATTTAAATACCTGCGATTGAAAGCACTGGGGCTGACGGCAGAAGAGGTACGGGCGCAAAGCCGTGAAGCCTTGCAACAACTGCCTGCGGTACAAGAAGCTATTCAAGCAGCCTTATTGCAATTGCAGGATTACCGCCGCGTATTGGTGGAAAAATACCGCGAACCACAGCGTCTGCACTGCTTCGCGGTAGTCGCATTGGGCTTTGAGCGGTTAGTCTGGGTGGAGCTGGATTAA
- a CDS encoding ABC transporter ATP-binding protein, producing MKTPSTQYIYTWQELFQQMLLHRKELIIANLVAIFAVLISVPIPLLIPLLVDEVLLDKPGWLVAWMNGLFPTAWHGPVLYITFISVLTVIMRLTGLTAGVWQNREFTLISKELTYSIRRRLLGHIETVAMTEYETLGSGTVSSRLVVDVETVDNFLGISISKFIVAVLTLIGVTAVLLWLHWQLALFILLLNPLVILLTTKLGSYVKELKKQENSAFELFQQALTETLDTIQQIRASNRASSFFGRVTQHAQEVRQHAGQFAWRSDAASRLSFTVFIAGFDLFRAVSMLMVVFSDLSIGEMFAVFSYLWFMMGPVQEVLAIQYGWYGAKAALQRINTLLALQPEPRYPHIHNPFAGKTTVSVRADNITFAYGNKPPVLRNVNLTIQAGQKIALVGASGGGKSTFVQVLLGLYQPQQGQLYFDGIPVTEIGLDVVREHVATVLQQPALFNDTVRANLTLGRTLADEQLWEALRIAQLDDTIREQAQGLDTVVGRQGMRLSGGQRQRLAIARMILSNPSVVILDEATSALDTATEQKLHTAMSEFLQGRTTLIVAHRLSAVRQADHIFVFDDGGISEQGSHQELLEQDGLYRKLYG from the coding sequence ATGAAAACACCTAGCACTCAATACATTTACACATGGCAAGAATTGTTCCAGCAGATGTTGCTGCATCGTAAGGAATTAATCATTGCCAACCTTGTTGCTATTTTTGCAGTGCTGATTAGTGTACCTATCCCTTTATTGATCCCGCTATTAGTTGATGAAGTGCTGCTCGATAAACCCGGTTGGTTGGTCGCATGGATGAATGGCTTATTCCCTACCGCTTGGCACGGACCCGTGCTCTACATCACCTTCATCAGCGTGTTAACCGTCATCATGCGCCTGACCGGGCTGACAGCAGGCGTTTGGCAAAACCGTGAGTTTACCCTGATCAGTAAGGAACTTACCTACAGCATCCGCCGTCGTCTGCTCGGACACATCGAAACAGTGGCGATGACTGAATACGAAACCCTTGGCAGTGGCACAGTCAGTTCTCGGTTGGTGGTAGATGTGGAAACCGTCGACAATTTTCTGGGTATCAGTATCAGCAAATTCATTGTGGCAGTGTTAACCTTGATTGGGGTCACGGCGGTGTTGTTGTGGCTGCATTGGCAATTAGCCCTGTTCATTTTATTGCTGAATCCGCTGGTGATTTTGCTCACCACCAAACTCGGCTCTTACGTAAAAGAGCTGAAAAAACAGGAAAACAGCGCCTTTGAACTATTCCAGCAAGCCTTGACCGAAACCCTCGATACCATCCAGCAAATTCGTGCCAGCAACCGCGCCAGTAGTTTTTTCGGGCGTGTCACCCAGCACGCGCAAGAAGTCAGGCAACACGCAGGGCAATTTGCCTGGCGCAGCGATGCTGCCAGCCGTTTATCCTTCACGGTATTCATCGCGGGATTTGACCTATTCCGTGCGGTCAGCATGTTAATGGTAGTGTTTTCCGATCTCAGTATTGGCGAAATGTTTGCGGTATTCAGCTATTTGTGGTTCATGATGGGGCCGGTACAAGAGGTGCTGGCGATTCAATACGGCTGGTACGGCGCGAAAGCCGCTTTACAACGCATTAACACCTTGCTGGCACTGCAACCTGAACCCCGTTATCCCCATATCCACAACCCGTTCGCAGGCAAAACCACGGTCAGTGTGCGGGCTGACAATATTACGTTTGCCTACGGAAACAAGCCGCCGGTATTGCGCAATGTGAATCTCACCATCCAAGCAGGGCAGAAAATTGCCTTGGTAGGGGCAAGCGGTGGCGGCAAATCCACCTTTGTGCAAGTGCTGTTAGGGCTTTACCAACCGCAGCAAGGGCAGTTGTATTTTGATGGTATTCCTGTCACCGAAATCGGTTTGGACGTGGTGCGTGAACACGTTGCCACGGTTTTACAGCAACCGGCATTGTTCAACGACACAGTACGTGCCAATCTGACCTTGGGGCGCACGCTAGCAGATGAGCAACTCTGGGAGGCTTTACGCATTGCACAACTGGATGACACGATTCGTGAGCAAGCTCAAGGGTTGGATACGGTGGTGGGGCGGCAGGGTATGCGGCTTTCGGGGGGGCAGCGCCAGCGTTTGGCGATTGCCCGCATGATTTTATCGAATCCCAGCGTGGTGATTTTGGATGAGGCAACCTCGGCACTGGATACCGCGACGGAGCAAAAGCTACACACAGCGATGAGCGAGTTCCTGCAAGGGCGCACTACCCTGATTGTGGCGCATCGTTTGAGTGCAGTCCGTCAGGCTGACCATATTTTCGTCTTTGATGATGGCGGTATCAGCGAACAGGGCAGCCATCAGGAATTATTGGAACAAGACGGTTTGTACCGGAAATTATACGGTTAA
- a CDS encoding c-type cytochrome: MAHYTPKDPMAKPMLIGGLVLIGTTVAVLVSNLFSTIEKNSIKGEIDTTAQVAAADANLAPIGKVNAVDKSIVKEARSGEAVYTAVCTSCHAAGVLGAPKIDDKAAWVPRVANGLDGLMKNAINGLNSMPARGGDPSITDEELSNAIVYMTGKAGHDLSSQVKAPAAAQAAPATTDAAPVAQAAPATTDAAPAAQAAAPTPEVVPATEQAPTAAQAAAPAATEAAPAAQAAAIDGEKIYKGICFSCHDVGVAGSPKFGDKAAWDPRIATGMETLYGSSLNGKGAMPAKGGNPALSDAEVKAAVDYMVSHAK, translated from the coding sequence GTGGCTCATTATACACCTAAAGACCCGATGGCTAAGCCAATGCTGATTGGTGGTCTCGTTTTGATCGGCACGACAGTCGCCGTATTGGTTTCCAACTTATTCAGTACCATTGAAAAGAATTCCATTAAGGGCGAAATTGACACGACAGCACAAGTCGCTGCGGCTGATGCCAATCTCGCTCCCATTGGTAAGGTTAACGCAGTGGATAAATCCATTGTGAAGGAAGCGCGTTCCGGTGAAGCGGTCTACACCGCCGTTTGTACTTCCTGTCACGCGGCTGGTGTACTGGGCGCTCCCAAAATTGATGACAAAGCGGCATGGGTTCCACGTGTTGCGAATGGCTTAGACGGTTTGATGAAAAACGCCATCAATGGCCTTAACTCAATGCCAGCACGCGGCGGTGATCCAAGCATTACCGACGAAGAGCTGAGCAATGCCATCGTTTACATGACGGGTAAAGCAGGTCATGACCTCTCTTCTCAAGTGAAAGCACCCGCTGCTGCACAAGCTGCTCCGGCAACCACTGACGCTGCCCCTGTTGCACAAGCTGCTCCGGCAACCACTGACGCTGCCCCTGCTGCCCAAGCTGCTGCTCCGACTCCTGAAGTCGTCCCTGCAACTGAGCAAGCCCCTACCGCAGCACAAGCTGCTGCTCCGGCAGCCACTGAAGCCGCCCCTGCTGCACAAGCTGCGGCCATTGATGGTGAAAAAATCTATAAAGGTATCTGTTTCTCTTGCCACGACGTAGGTGTTGCGGGTTCACCTAAATTTGGCGATAAAGCAGCGTGGGATCCACGTATTGCGACAGGAATGGAAACATTGTATGGCTCCTCATTGAATGGTAAAGGCGCAATGCCAGCCAAAGGTGGCAATCCAGCGCTGTCTGATGCTGAAGTCAAAGCAGCCGTTGATTACATGGTTTCTCACGCCAAATAA